The following proteins are encoded in a genomic region of Desulfonatronum thiodismutans:
- a CDS encoding ABC transporter substrate-binding protein yields MRRVWRILICIGMICLLTFATSASWAQDAATAPWAQDAATAPRDNNGQKWRIGYLEGGTFPDYEVIFLRIVAGLMDLGWIKTAPLPTEYDPDHRRTWEWVADNLQSDYLEFVKDAFYTSGFKQDLRQATKAELLGRLQRDKDLDLILAMGTWAGQDLANDQHSTATVVASTSNPLGSGMIKSMDDSGFDHLHAKVEPERYARQLRLFHDIIGFTSMGLVYEDSAEGRTFAALEEAEMVARERGFTLHRCFASNNDVTLEQASAEVRACYAELAPQVEALYITVHRGEGLPNLPSLLPPLLEHNVATFAMAGSELVKHGALLSIAQAGFAYVGRFHAETVARIFNGAMPRDLPQRWNAPPKIAINLRTAEMIGFDPPFDILAAADEVYDQIEPVGGE; encoded by the coding sequence ATGCGACGGGTTTGGAGAATTCTGATTTGCATCGGCATGATCTGCCTTTTGACGTTCGCGACGTCCGCGTCTTGGGCCCAGGACGCGGCCACCGCGCCTTGGGCCCAGGACGCGGCCACCGCGCCTCGGGACAATAACGGGCAAAAGTGGCGGATCGGTTATCTGGAGGGAGGCACCTTTCCGGATTATGAGGTGATTTTTCTGAGGATCGTCGCCGGACTAATGGATTTGGGCTGGATCAAGACCGCGCCGCTACCGACGGAGTACGACCCGGATCATAGGCGGACCTGGGAGTGGGTGGCGGACAACCTCCAGTCCGACTATCTGGAATTCGTCAAGGATGCTTTTTATACTTCGGGGTTCAAGCAGGATCTGCGTCAGGCCACCAAGGCCGAGCTGCTCGGCCGTTTGCAACGGGACAAGGATCTGGACTTGATTCTGGCCATGGGCACCTGGGCCGGACAGGATCTGGCCAATGACCAGCACTCCACGGCCACGGTGGTCGCTTCCACCAGCAATCCTTTGGGGTCGGGGATGATTAAGAGCATGGACGATTCCGGCTTTGATCATCTCCACGCCAAAGTCGAGCCGGAACGCTACGCCCGGCAGTTGCGGCTGTTCCACGACATCATCGGCTTCACCAGCATGGGGCTGGTCTACGAGGACAGCGCGGAAGGCCGGACCTTCGCGGCCCTGGAAGAGGCGGAAATGGTGGCCAGGGAACGCGGCTTCACCTTGCATCGCTGTTTCGCCAGCAACAATGACGTCACTTTGGAACAGGCCTCCGCCGAAGTTCGGGCCTGCTATGCAGAGTTGGCTCCCCAGGTGGAGGCCCTGTACATAACGGTCCACCGGGGCGAGGGATTGCCTAACCTGCCAAGCCTGCTTCCTCCGCTTCTGGAGCATAACGTGGCCACGTTCGCCATGGCCGGTTCGGAGCTTGTCAAGCACGGCGCGTTGCTGAGCATTGCCCAGGCCGGTTTCGCCTATGTCGGTCGATTCCATGCCGAAACAGTGGCCAGGATCTTCAACGGCGCCATGCCTCGCGACCTGCCTCAACGCTGGAACGCCCCTCCCAAGATCGCCATCAATCTGCGAACCGCGGAAATGATCGGCTTTGACCCGCCCTTCGACATCCTGGCCGCCGCGGACGAGGTCTACGACCAGATTGAGCCGGTAGGCGGGGAGTAG
- a CDS encoding type II toxin-antitoxin system PemK/MazF family toxin — MTTISRYDIYLADLNPTIGSEIKKVRPVVVVSRNEMNRYLETVVVCPLTTRLHPRWRSRLQVECAGKNTEIAVDQIRTISRQRLSRKIDELSEAQAARLRALITEMYGE, encoded by the coding sequence ATGACGACAATTTCTAGATACGACATCTACCTTGCCGACCTCAATCCAACCATCGGAAGTGAAATCAAAAAGGTCCGTCCGGTGGTCGTCGTCAGCCGAAACGAAATGAACCGATACCTGGAGACCGTTGTCGTCTGTCCGTTGACCACGCGCCTGCACCCCCGTTGGCGCTCCCGCCTTCAAGTCGAATGCGCGGGAAAAAACACCGAGATCGCCGTTGACCAGATCCGAACCATCAGCAGGCAGCGTTTAAGCCGAAAAATCGACGAACTGTCCGAGGCCCAAGCAGCCCGGTTACGCGCCCTGATCACGGAAATGTACGGCGAGTGA
- a CDS encoding AbrB/MazE/SpoVT family DNA-binding domain-containing protein has product MEHHTRMHAIKLVPIGNSKGVRIPSRLLKKYGFLNALVLEETEKGLLLREPGDGKLTWEETFQTMAEEKECWDDFEATLLDGVEQDDDDNF; this is encoded by the coding sequence ATGGAACATCACACCCGCATGCACGCCATCAAGCTCGTGCCCATCGGCAACTCAAAAGGCGTCAGAATCCCGAGCCGACTCCTTAAAAAGTACGGTTTTCTGAATGCCCTTGTGCTTGAGGAAACCGAAAAGGGTTTGCTCTTGCGCGAGCCGGGAGACGGCAAACTCACCTGGGAGGAAACATTCCAGACCATGGCCGAGGAAAAGGAGTGCTGGGACGATTTCGAGGCGACGCTGCTGGACGGAGTGGAACAAGACGATGACGACAATTTCTAG
- a CDS encoding glucokinase, giving the protein MSHDKASLRTPSGDLYLAADIGGTTSRFALFEDRGDTMRLRGVERIPTSEADSFRDLLCLLRNGPLGPEVPRCRAGALAVAGAVQGGVQAAPPNIPWDIDIRSANLSGLPETVILLNDFAAQAYACKTTALDRAVTINAGQPDERGMAGVIGAGTGLGHGMLAPLPGGGFLALPSEAGHAAFAFVNQEEAVFEDFVRRELGLDYVFAEAVVAGQGLTLLHWFHFGQRLRPEEVAATLDDDSPVCAWFARFYGRACRQFALNILATGGMVVAGGVAAKNPVLVRHPEFWREFTDNPNYRALLQDIPVVLNTNEDSGLWGAALAAKLATGRQGTEN; this is encoded by the coding sequence ATGTCACACGACAAGGCATCTCTCAGGACGCCTTCAGGCGACCTGTATCTGGCCGCGGACATCGGCGGGACCACCAGTCGATTCGCACTGTTCGAGGATCGCGGCGACACCATGCGGCTCCGCGGCGTGGAGCGGATTCCCACGTCTGAAGCGGATTCATTCCGCGATTTGCTATGTCTTCTCAGGAACGGCCCCTTGGGCCCGGAGGTGCCGCGCTGCCGGGCCGGAGCCCTGGCCGTGGCCGGGGCGGTGCAAGGTGGAGTTCAGGCCGCCCCCCCGAACATTCCTTGGGACATCGACATCCGTTCCGCGAACCTGTCCGGCCTTCCGGAAACGGTGATTCTGCTCAACGATTTCGCGGCCCAGGCCTATGCCTGCAAGACCACGGCACTGGATAGGGCCGTGACCATCAATGCCGGTCAACCGGACGAACGAGGCATGGCGGGGGTGATCGGCGCGGGGACCGGTCTGGGCCATGGGATGCTGGCTCCATTGCCCGGAGGCGGCTTTCTGGCCTTGCCCTCGGAGGCGGGCCACGCCGCTTTTGCGTTCGTGAATCAAGAGGAGGCAGTCTTTGAAGACTTCGTGCGAAGGGAACTGGGGCTGGATTACGTGTTCGCGGAGGCCGTCGTCGCAGGTCAGGGGCTGACCTTGTTGCATTGGTTCCATTTCGGCCAACGCCTTCGACCGGAGGAAGTCGCGGCGACTCTGGACGACGATTCACCAGTCTGCGCTTGGTTCGCTCGGTTTTACGGTCGGGCCTGCCGTCAGTTCGCTCTGAATATTCTGGCCACCGGGGGGATGGTGGTGGCCGGCGGGGTGGCGGCCAAAAATCCCGTGTTGGTCCGGCATCCGGAATTTTGGCGTGAATTCACGGACAACCCCAACTACCGGGCTCTGCTCCAGGACATCCCGGTAGTACTGAACACCAACGAAGACAGCGGGTTGTGGGGAGCGGCCCTGGCCGCGAAGCTCGCGACGGGTCGGCAAGGCACCGAGAACTGA
- a CDS encoding UDP-glucuronic acid decarboxylase family protein, with protein MHIHKRVLVTGGAGFLGSWLCERLLERGCMVLCLDNYFTGSRMNVEHLLDNKHFEIMRHDVTFPLFVEVDEIFNLACPASPIHYQHDPVQTTKTSVHGAINMLGLAKRTRAKIMQASTSEVYGNPSVHPQPESYWGNVNPTGPRSCYDEGKRCAETLFFDYHRQHKLRIKVARIFNTYGPRMHPNDGRVVSNFIVQALLNKPITVYGDGSQTRSFCYVEDLIDGFLRLMDSPDEFTGPVNLGNPGEFTIKELAEKVVAMTGSASEIVYKPLPKDDPERRRPDITLAKERLGWEPRVKLEEGLAKTVTFFQNLIKNFGPAGILG; from the coding sequence ATGCATATTCATAAGCGCGTTCTGGTCACCGGCGGCGCGGGTTTTTTGGGTTCGTGGCTGTGCGAACGGTTGCTGGAGCGCGGCTGCATGGTGCTGTGTCTGGACAACTACTTCACCGGGTCCCGGATGAACGTGGAGCACTTGCTGGACAACAAGCACTTCGAGATCATGCGCCATGACGTCACCTTCCCATTGTTCGTGGAAGTGGATGAAATTTTTAACCTGGCCTGTCCGGCGTCTCCGATTCATTACCAGCACGATCCGGTGCAAACGACGAAAACATCGGTCCATGGGGCCATCAACATGCTCGGGCTGGCCAAGCGGACCCGTGCCAAAATCATGCAGGCCTCCACCTCCGAGGTCTACGGCAATCCCAGCGTGCATCCGCAGCCGGAGAGCTACTGGGGCAACGTCAACCCCACCGGCCCCCGTTCCTGCTACGACGAAGGCAAGCGCTGCGCCGAGACCCTGTTTTTCGATTACCACCGCCAGCACAAGCTGCGGATCAAGGTTGCACGAATCTTCAATACCTACGGACCGCGGATGCATCCCAACGATGGCCGGGTGGTCTCCAACTTCATCGTCCAGGCGTTGCTGAACAAGCCCATCACGGTATACGGCGACGGATCCCAGACCCGTTCATTCTGTTACGTGGAGGATCTGATCGACGGATTTCTGCGGTTGATGGACTCTCCGGACGAATTCACGGGCCCGGTCAATCTGGGTAATCCCGGGGAATTCACCATCAAGGAACTGGCCGAGAAAGTGGTGGCCATGACCGGGTCCGCTTCGGAGATCGTGTACAAGCCGCTGCCCAAGGACGATCCGGAACGCCGCAGACCGGACATCACCCTGGCTAAGGAACGGCTCGGTTGGGAACCACGGGTCAAGCTCGAAGAGGGCTTGGCCAAAACCGTGACCTTTTTTCAGAATCTGATAAAAAATTTCGGTCCAGCCGGCATCCTGGGATAG
- a CDS encoding peroxiredoxin: protein MGCDVKPHHEPVEHVKIGKKVCDFAMETYDPKEGSFGTVSLKELNKAGKWVVLFFYPADFTFVCPTELADLADKYATLEQMGCEVIAVSTDTKFSHLAWRNSEKLLEKVKYIMAADPNGAVSRYFGVYDCHTGLDLRGTFIINPEGVLVSSEINFFNVGRNSDELLRKMEANIYLLDHPAEACPAKWTKGEKTLTPSEKLVGKVYESLNE from the coding sequence ATGGGATGTGACGTCAAACCGCATCATGAACCGGTGGAACATGTGAAGATTGGAAAGAAGGTTTGTGATTTTGCTATGGAAACCTATGACCCGAAAGAGGGATCTTTCGGAACCGTGAGCCTGAAGGAATTGAACAAGGCCGGAAAATGGGTCGTACTCTTTTTTTATCCGGCGGACTTTACCTTTGTCTGCCCCACGGAATTGGCCGACTTGGCGGACAAATACGCGACCTTGGAGCAGATGGGTTGCGAGGTGATCGCAGTGTCCACGGACACCAAGTTTTCGCACTTGGCCTGGAGGAACAGCGAGAAGCTGCTGGAGAAGGTGAAGTACATCATGGCCGCGGACCCCAACGGCGCGGTGTCCCGCTATTTCGGCGTCTACGACTGCCATACCGGGCTGGATCTGCGCGGGACGTTCATCATCAATCCGGAAGGGGTTTTGGTCTCTTCGGAGATCAATTTCTTCAACGTGGGTCGGAACTCGGACGAGCTGCTGCGAAAGATGGAGGCCAACATCTACCTCCTGGACCATCCGGCGGAAGCCTGCCCCGCGAAATGGACCAAGGGCGAAAAAACCCTGACCCCTTCGGAAAAACTCGTGGGCAAGGTTTATGAATCCTTGAACGAATAG
- a CDS encoding MFS transporter, whose amino-acid sequence MRDTQKITLIAILILLLSQAFMIVLVANSFEKIHVASELARYTVPQKDFKRQLEGALRFGKTLDNLLGMDKLIARSADSYDDLTNIVVFSAYGDVLYSLHPVDQFPAFLDFPPGELGKTITLADPLLDARETPQTYQIAMPLFGPGQSWMGGESPSVLAGTVVFAFSKQNIRDGVRLFWQQRLLYGLAISAVAALALFLLLRQVREKDMTALRRKIFFRVLLVTILAQIAFSGLSAHQFHHDHVRVLTERVEAQLDLLRQEVERVLARGISLERVSRMDEYLLDILENNPEVARLDLQDAQGAYLAQGQIQGQPQGQTQARPQGQTQARPPGETGRPSLFLSAADLTIVLPVTGPDPDIQVGSLRATLNAKTLHAVLWKILLDSLTVALIASLFIVEQIYFLVSRIRERPEKNRPPNTERENLDTLLLARFAAFAFLFAFALPVSFVPLQMRELYAPMWGLPKDLVLGLPISLEMLCALLASLVAGATADRRGWRPPFLAGVLVTAAGLFFCSQADNGLQYILARGVCGLGYGLSWMSLQTFLFTQSTPSTRAQGSSHFVAGIFSGHICGTALGGMLAERLGFSAVFLVGAILMTCSLALFFLFMRRIPDQAVQSSPALVEPRALLRYLTHRNTFALIFCCVIPFSICQVGLLFFATPLYLNQLGVNQSDIGRVLMIYGLSVVYLAPQISKIVDRRERKTPFIVAGGLVGGLGLALLTTHQGFVAVMAAIFLLGVASSIGSSAQTAFALKSRATQELGPGKAMAIQRSMDKLGQMLGPILLGLLMSGVSIAQGLVVLGLGYMLLSGLFLVLARERGADG is encoded by the coding sequence ATGCGCGACACCCAAAAAATCACCCTCATCGCGATCTTGATCCTGCTCCTTTCCCAGGCCTTCATGATCGTGCTGGTGGCCAATTCCTTCGAAAAAATCCACGTGGCTTCGGAGCTGGCCCGATACACCGTTCCTCAGAAGGATTTCAAGCGCCAACTGGAAGGCGCGTTGCGCTTTGGCAAAACCCTGGACAACCTGCTGGGCATGGACAAGCTGATTGCCCGATCCGCGGACAGTTACGATGACCTGACGAATATCGTGGTCTTTTCCGCGTACGGCGATGTCCTGTACAGCCTGCACCCCGTTGATCAATTCCCGGCGTTTCTGGATTTCCCCCCTGGTGAACTCGGCAAGACCATAACCCTGGCCGACCCCCTGCTGGATGCCCGGGAAACCCCGCAAACCTATCAAATCGCCATGCCGCTGTTTGGTCCGGGACAATCCTGGATGGGTGGCGAAAGCCCTTCTGTTTTGGCCGGTACCGTGGTTTTCGCCTTTTCCAAGCAGAACATCCGCGACGGCGTGCGCTTGTTTTGGCAACAGCGCCTGCTCTACGGACTGGCCATCTCCGCCGTCGCGGCCCTGGCTTTGTTCCTGCTCCTGCGCCAGGTCCGGGAGAAGGACATGACCGCCCTGCGCCGCAAGATTTTCTTCCGCGTGCTGCTGGTCACGATTCTGGCCCAGATCGCCTTTTCCGGCCTGAGCGCCCATCAATTCCACCATGACCATGTCCGTGTGCTCACGGAACGGGTTGAGGCCCAACTGGATCTGTTACGCCAGGAAGTGGAGCGGGTTCTGGCTCGGGGGATCAGCCTGGAACGGGTCAGCCGGATGGACGAATACCTGTTGGATATTCTGGAGAACAATCCAGAGGTGGCGAGACTGGACCTCCAAGACGCTCAAGGGGCTTACCTGGCCCAGGGCCAGATCCAGGGACAGCCCCAGGGACAGACCCAGGCACGGCCCCAGGGACAGACCCAGGCACGGCCCCCCGGGGAAACGGGGCGGCCATCGCTGTTTTTGTCCGCCGCGGACCTGACCATAGTCCTGCCCGTGACGGGACCGGATCCGGACATCCAGGTCGGCAGCCTTCGGGCCACGTTGAACGCGAAGACCCTGCACGCGGTGCTTTGGAAGATACTGCTGGACTCGTTGACCGTGGCTCTGATCGCCTCGCTGTTCATCGTGGAACAAATCTATTTTCTGGTCAGCCGGATCAGGGAGCGCCCGGAGAAAAACCGCCCGCCCAACACGGAACGAGAGAACCTGGACACCCTGTTGCTGGCCCGATTCGCGGCCTTCGCGTTCCTGTTCGCCTTTGCTCTGCCCGTCTCCTTCGTGCCGCTGCAAATGCGCGAGTTGTACGCTCCGATGTGGGGATTGCCCAAGGATCTGGTTCTGGGGCTGCCCATTTCCCTGGAAATGCTCTGCGCCCTGCTGGCCTCCCTGGTTGCCGGGGCCACGGCGGACAGACGGGGCTGGCGACCGCCGTTTCTGGCCGGGGTGCTGGTCACGGCAGCGGGACTCTTCTTCTGCTCCCAGGCCGATAACGGCCTGCAATACATTCTGGCCCGCGGGGTCTGCGGCCTGGGCTACGGCCTGTCCTGGATGTCCCTGCAAACCTTTCTCTTCACCCAATCCACCCCCTCCACCCGGGCACAGGGCAGCTCGCATTTCGTGGCCGGGATTTTTTCCGGACATATCTGCGGTACGGCTCTGGGCGGAATGCTGGCTGAACGCTTGGGCTTCAGTGCGGTGTTTCTGGTCGGAGCGATACTGATGACCTGTTCGCTGGCCCTCTTTTTCCTGTTCATGCGCCGGATTCCGGATCAAGCCGTTCAAAGCTCCCCGGCTCTGGTCGAACCACGCGCCCTGCTGCGCTACCTGACCCACCGGAACACCTTTGCCCTGATTTTTTGCTGCGTCATCCCTTTTTCCATCTGCCAGGTGGGGCTGCTTTTCTTCGCTACGCCGCTGTACCTGAACCAGTTGGGGGTAAACCAGTCGGACATTGGCCGGGTGTTGATGATCTACGGTCTGTCCGTGGTCTATCTGGCCCCCCAGATCAGCAAGATCGTGGACCGCCGGGAACGGAAAACGCCGTTCATCGTCGCGGGCGGCCTGGTCGGGGGGCTGGGCCTGGCTCTGCTCACCACGCACCAGGGCTTTGTGGCGGTGATGGCGGCCATTTTCCTGCTCGGCGTGGCCAGCAGCATCGGTTCCTCGGCCCAGACCGCTTTTGCCCTGAAGTCGCGCGCCACCCAGGAACTGGGGCCGGGCAAAGCCATGGCCATCCAGCGGTCCATGGACAAGCTGGGGCAGATGCTTGGCCCGATCTTGCTGGGCCTGCTCATGTCCGGCGTCAGCATTGCCCAGGGGCTCGTGGTCCTGGGTCTGGGCTACATGCTTCTGTCCGGATTATTTCTCGTGCTGGCCCGGGAACGGGGGGCCGACGGGTGA
- a CDS encoding thioredoxin family protein: protein MTSYSKAGIIVVLMALFASVGLIQHYTATQSQLTGPEVDPAPALPGVSGELPRLVNLKTENCIHCKRMIPILAELERGYGEAFHIYTFDIGVHPDIGRSFGSIRVLPTLIFFDQEGREVLRYEGYMSKADILYRFQSLGLMG from the coding sequence ATGACTTCCTACAGCAAAGCCGGAATCATCGTCGTCCTCATGGCCCTGTTCGCTTCCGTCGGACTGATCCAGCACTACACCGCCACCCAATCCCAATTGACCGGACCGGAGGTAGATCCGGCTCCGGCCCTGCCCGGGGTATCGGGAGAATTGCCGCGGCTGGTAAACCTGAAAACCGAAAACTGCATTCACTGCAAACGGATGATCCCTATCTTGGCGGAACTGGAGAGAGGGTATGGCGAAGCGTTTCACATCTACACTTTCGACATTGGCGTCCACCCGGACATCGGGCGCTCCTTCGGATCCATCCGCGTCCTGCCGACCTTGATTTTTTTTGATCAGGAAGGGCGGGAGGTTTTGCGCTACGAAGGGTACATGTCCAAGGCGGACATCCTGTACCGCTTTCAGAGTCTCGGCCTGATGGGCTGA
- a CDS encoding TMEM165/GDT1 family protein: MEHVFAVLAATGLGVGGIDFLIASGTSFLLIFAAEIGDKSQLVCMVMAARHRAFPVMVGSALAFVVLNTLAVVFGAALANWIPEAVIYAIVAVLFLIFGIQAMRAEEEPDRECTSPPSGRGIFLATFALIFVAEFGDKTQLAVVGLSSTSIPLAVWAGATTALILTSALGIWAGCTVLQRIPIKLLHRVSGMFFIILGLFAAFQTWQAVS, encoded by the coding sequence ATGGAGCACGTTTTTGCGGTTTTGGCCGCCACGGGGTTGGGCGTTGGCGGAATAGATTTTTTGATTGCCTCGGGAACCAGTTTTTTGTTGATCTTCGCCGCGGAGATCGGCGACAAGAGCCAGTTGGTCTGTATGGTCATGGCCGCCCGACACCGGGCATTTCCGGTGATGGTCGGCAGTGCGTTGGCCTTTGTCGTCCTGAACACCCTGGCGGTGGTTTTCGGGGCGGCCCTGGCCAATTGGATTCCGGAGGCGGTGATCTATGCCATCGTGGCGGTGCTGTTCCTGATTTTCGGCATCCAGGCCATGCGGGCCGAGGAGGAACCTGACCGGGAATGCACGAGTCCGCCAAGCGGGCGCGGTATTTTCCTGGCTACTTTTGCCCTGATCTTCGTGGCCGAATTCGGCGACAAGACGCAGTTGGCCGTGGTCGGTTTGAGCAGCACGAGTATTCCCCTGGCCGTTTGGGCCGGAGCCACGACGGCCTTGATCCTGACCTCCGCCCTGGGGATCTGGGCCGGTTGCACCGTGCTGCAACGCATTCCCATCAAACTGCTGCACCGCGTCAGCGGGATGTTTTTCATTATCTTGGGGCTCTTCGCGGCCTTTCAAACCTGGCAGGCGGTATCGTAG
- the budA gene encoding acetolactate decarboxylase has product MTERTREPERDTLYLSAPVNALVEGIYRQNTTLGQLREHGDFGLGTFNDLDGELVLLGGSAFQITGDGRVHRPGDDVLTPFACACFFRELTFEEVDSGFADLEALMALLENEFPSPNMMYALRVDGDFEFVRTRSVPRQEQYRPLTEATRDQPTFEMSNLSGTLAGFFTPRFMSSLSVPGVHLHFISEDRLRGGHLLQCRAVRARIGIQILRSLRMDLPVTMDYLTADLSRDPTQALHQAETEQDR; this is encoded by the coding sequence ATGACGGAACGCACTCGAGAACCGGAACGGGACACCCTGTACCTTTCCGCTCCGGTGAACGCCCTGGTGGAAGGGATCTACCGCCAGAACACGACCTTGGGCCAGCTCAGGGAACATGGAGATTTCGGGCTGGGGACGTTCAACGATCTGGACGGGGAACTCGTCCTTCTGGGCGGCTCGGCGTTCCAGATCACCGGGGACGGTCGGGTGCACAGGCCTGGGGACGACGTCCTGACGCCCTTTGCCTGCGCCTGTTTTTTTCGGGAGCTGACCTTTGAGGAGGTCGACTCCGGCTTCGCGGACCTGGAAGCCCTGATGGCCCTGCTGGAAAACGAATTTCCTTCCCCGAACATGATGTACGCCTTGCGGGTGGACGGGGATTTCGAGTTCGTGCGCACCCGGTCCGTACCCAGGCAGGAACAGTATCGGCCCCTGACCGAGGCGACCAGGGATCAACCCACCTTTGAGATGAGCAATCTCTCCGGAACCCTGGCCGGATTCTTCACTCCGCGGTTCATGTCCTCCCTGAGCGTGCCCGGAGTGCATCTGCACTTCATTTCCGAGGACCGCCTGCGCGGCGGCCACCTGCTCCAATGCCGGGCCGTTCGCGCCCGCATCGGGATTCAAATCCTGCGCAGCCTGCGCATGGACCTGCCCGTGACCATGGACTACCTGACCGCGGACCTGAGCCGGGACCCCACCCAGGCCTTGCATCAGGCGGAAACGGAGCAGGACCGCTGA
- a CDS encoding glutamate-cysteine ligase family protein, giving the protein MNGKGEPMVATSTDPFSLGVELEMPTANASTGATHPVHGFFASLAQILADQGLTTRPLRDNGREYGLRSSRGLHSIDNGFNNLESSLGPVAAGGNSLDNLAAMIRREIKDVSTALSREGAMLVNFSEHPAVAVDEDFYFAHRAPKAIYDYQILHRGWNHMSGFDAKAQNSPSTGMEFSQAVSGLNCLLALAPAFIALYANSPFEAGILTPNKENRLTIWPRQLDCSRMPGDHKLHRAPNQPFRNLADYLTWMFGLDTQMWFAEQSGQGKSISQAFLAPGDPPLLDFLRGGPRRVVPYGPGNAKIVTPSIRHLEDHQFAQYADCRLRYAFATPAPDLERFLALLEEQPDELETFFQDHAAYCYLEGRAAGATFADQELLDLAGEQVGASAAVSPSALQYGLLRDLDRTKRLVAGHAWSEWIGLREQAVRNALDGEFGGIKLRHICAAVLEIAGNALAADQNWMLAYPLWVLRTEKTGADRALARFARTSGPPTQRLRDLIQARRVIPV; this is encoded by the coding sequence ATGAACGGGAAGGGTGAGCCCATGGTCGCCACGAGCACGGACCCATTCAGTCTTGGCGTGGAGCTGGAAATGCCCACGGCCAATGCCTCCACCGGCGCGACCCATCCGGTACACGGCTTTTTCGCCAGTCTGGCCCAAATCCTCGCGGACCAGGGCCTGACCACACGGCCCCTGCGCGACAACGGCCGTGAATACGGCCTGCGCAGCTCACGCGGCCTGCACTCCATAGACAATGGCTTCAATAATCTGGAAAGCTCCCTGGGCCCGGTGGCCGCCGGTGGAAACAGCCTCGACAACCTGGCCGCGATGATCCGCCGGGAAATCAAAGACGTCAGCACGGCCCTGTCCCGGGAAGGGGCCATGCTGGTGAATTTCAGCGAGCATCCCGCCGTGGCGGTGGACGAGGACTTCTACTTCGCGCACCGGGCGCCCAAAGCCATCTACGACTACCAGATCCTGCACCGCGGCTGGAACCACATGTCCGGGTTCGACGCCAAAGCCCAGAACAGCCCCAGCACCGGGATGGAGTTCAGCCAAGCCGTCAGCGGCCTGAACTGCCTGCTGGCCCTGGCCCCGGCCTTCATCGCCCTGTATGCCAACAGCCCCTTCGAGGCCGGCATCCTCACCCCGAACAAGGAAAACCGGCTGACCATCTGGCCGCGCCAGTTGGACTGCTCCCGGATGCCCGGGGACCACAAGCTGCACCGCGCGCCCAATCAACCGTTTCGGAATCTGGCCGATTATCTGACGTGGATGTTCGGCCTGGACACCCAGATGTGGTTCGCCGAGCAGAGCGGCCAGGGCAAAAGTATCAGCCAGGCCTTTCTCGCGCCCGGCGATCCGCCCCTCTTGGATTTTTTGCGCGGAGGTCCGCGCCGGGTCGTGCCCTATGGACCGGGAAACGCCAAGATCGTAACGCCTTCCATCCGCCATCTGGAAGACCACCAGTTCGCCCAGTACGCCGACTGCCGGTTACGGTACGCCTTTGCCACGCCCGCGCCGGATCTGGAGCGTTTCCTGGCTCTGCTCGAAGAACAACCTGATGAATTGGAGACTTTTTTTCAGGACCATGCGGCGTACTGCTACCTGGAAGGACGGGCCGCCGGGGCCACCTTCGCGGACCAGGAACTGCTGGACCTGGCCGGAGAGCAGGTCGGCGCATCGGCCGCCGTATCGCCCAGTGCGCTGCAATATGGATTATTGCGGGATTTGGACCGGACCAAACGGCTGGTGGCCGGCCATGCCTGGTCGGAGTGGATCGGCCTGCGGGAGCAGGCCGTGCGCAATGCCTTGGACGGAGAGTTTGGTGGAATCAAGCTGCGCCACATCTGCGCCGCGGTCCTGGAAATCGCCGGCAATGCCCTGGCCGCGGACCAGAACTGGATGCTGGCCTATCCGCTCTGGGTCCTGCGGACCGAAAAGACCGGAGCGGACCGGGCCCTGGCCCGCTTTGCGCGAACCAGCGGCCCACCGACCCAGCGGCTGCGAGATCTGATCCAGGCCCGCCGGGTGATTCCGGTCTGA